The segment AAAGCGGGCCACCTCGTCGATCCAGTCGTCGTCGATCTGCCCGGGGTGGATCAGGCCCTGCAGGTAGTCGCCCAGGGCGAAGGCCTCGGCCTCGTCCAGGCTGGGCGGATCGTCGCCCAGGCGGCCTTGTGCCTTCGCGGCGGCGGTGATCGCCGGCAGGCTCAGGGCCCAGCCGATCGGGCGGGCAGTACCGTGTTCCAGCATGCCGTAGTCCAGCGCGGGCGAGATCAGCACCGTCCCGCTCAGGCTGATGCCGGAGCCCTTGGCGATGCGGGCCGGCAACGCGGCGGCGCGGTAGCCCCCGTAGCTTTCGCCTGCCAGGTACACCGGGTCGCCACGCCGGCCGTACTCGTCCAGCCAGCGCTCCAGTGTCTCCTCCATCGCGGCCAGATCGCCGTCACGGGAGTAGTACTGATCGGCTTCGCCACCCATCACGCGCGAGAAGCCGGTCCCGACCGGGTCGATGAAGACCAGATCGGTGAACGCGAGCCAGGTCTTGGGGTTGTCGACCAGCCGGGGCGGGGTGGAGGCGGCGAGCCCCTGGTCGTCGGTTTCCAGCACCCGCGGGCCCAGGCCGCCCACGTTCAGGTAGGCCGAGGCCGCGCCGGGGCCGCCGTTGACCATGAAGGTGACCGGACGATCTTCGTCGCTGTCCACCGTGTAGCTGACGGTAAAGACCCGGGCGTCGGGTTCGTCCATCGACTCGCCCAGCGGGACATAGCCGACCGTGGCCTGGTAGTCGAGCGTGTTGCCGTCGAGCAATTCCAGCGAGTGCTCGGTGGTCACGGGGTCGGGCAGGGGCGGCGTCGGTTCGGTCTCGTCCGCCAGCAGCGGGGCGGACATCCCGGGGCCGATCAGCAGGCCGAACGCCAGCCCGTAGAGCGGGCTGGCGGCGGTATGCGATACAGGTACGGGTTTGAGCGGGCGTCGTGGCGGCGCCGTTATCAGCATTGAGCGGTCTCCTCGTGATCGGGGCAGTCATGGCGTACGACACGGTCATCGTCCAGCCATTCCATGATCCCGTCGGTCACGTTGTAGATCTTGTCGTAGCCGAGCCCCTCCGACAGGGCCTGGGCGAGCGCGCTCGTGCGGTTACCGACGCGGCAGATCAGGATCACCTCGTCGTCGGAGTCGACCAGCGCGGTGAACTGGCGGCCGAACTCCGGGTTGAGGCTGCCGTCTTCCTCGAACGCGGTGATGCGATGGCTGCCTTCCACCACGCCCGTCTCGGCCCACTCGTCCGGGCGGCGGATATCGACGATGGTAACCCCCTCGTCGAGCTTCTCGGCCAGTTCCTCGTTGTCCAGGCCGATGAACGGGGCGCGCTGGACCTCGACGACCTCCAATTCAAAACGCAGCGTGGCGTTCGGCGGGATGATGTTGCCGGCGCCGCGCTCGCCGTAGGCCAGCTCCGGCGGGATGATCGCCTCGCGTTTGCCGCCCTCGCGCATACCTTTGACCGCCTGCTCGAAGCCGGGGATCGTCTGGCCGGAGCCGATGGTCACGGACAAGGGCTGGCCGCCGCGGCTGGAGTCGAACTCGGAGCCGTCTTCCTCGAGCCGTCCAACGTAGTGGACCAGGGCGGTGTCGTGCCGTACGAGTTCGGGGCCCTCGCCCTCCTCGATGTCGCGAATCTCGAGGCTGTCGGCCAGTGCGAAGGCTGGGAACAGGAACAGGGCGAACAGAAACCACGCTTTCATCATTTTATCCTTATAAAGTGCAAGTTTTTGTTTTACAGGAGGGCTTTTACAGGACCAGAAAATTGCTTCCAAAATTCCCTAAAAAACGCTTTGAAATGTATTTGAACTTGGTCTAAAAGGGTGATGGATCCCGGTTCGACAAGGCCTTGTTGAAGGGATCTTAACCGCAAGGATCCGTGCGACGGAGGAGCAATAATGACCAAGAAACAAGAAAACCAGTTCTGGGACCG is part of the Thioalkalivibrio sp. K90mix genome and harbors:
- a CDS encoding S10 family peptidase, which produces MLITAPPRRPLKPVPVSHTAASPLYGLAFGLLIGPGMSAPLLADETEPTPPLPDPVTTEHSLELLDGNTLDYQATVGYVPLGESMDEPDARVFTVSYTVDSDEDRPVTFMVNGGPGAASAYLNVGGLGPRVLETDDQGLAASTPPRLVDNPKTWLAFTDLVFIDPVGTGFSRVMGGEADQYYSRDGDLAAMEETLERWLDEYGRRGDPVYLAGESYGGYRAAALPARIAKGSGISLSGTVLISPALDYGMLEHGTARPIGWALSLPAITAAAKAQGRLGDDPPSLDEAEAFALGDYLQGLIHPGQIDDDWIDEVARFTGLSRDRLKATRGRITLDMTQRGLLMDEGRLVSLYDGGIDNLDPVPTHLQPQADAILDGLTAPLSTAMLDHLRNTLDWEHGHQYRLLSRNVFRAWDWEASGREGHFTAMDELATALSLNRDFRIFSVHGEADLITPYFTTEWLLGQIAFAAGDEADSRIIPRAYPGGHMLYMRADTNEALFDDAAAFYQGELRADD
- a CDS encoding FKBP-type peptidyl-prolyl cis-trans isomerase, translating into MKAWFLFALFLFPAFALADSLEIRDIEEGEGPELVRHDTALVHYVGRLEEDGSEFDSSRGGQPLSVTIGSGQTIPGFEQAVKGMREGGKREAIIPPELAYGERGAGNIIPPNATLRFELEVVEVQRAPFIGLDNEELAEKLDEGVTIVDIRRPDEWAETGVVEGSHRITAFEEDGSLNPEFGRQFTALVDSDDEVILICRVGNRTSALAQALSEGLGYDKIYNVTDGIMEWLDDDRVVRHDCPDHEETAQC